DNA from Rhizobacter sp. J219:
GCCGTCCACCAGGGACACCTCGGCCACCTCGGCCACGATGCTGCCGAAGCTTTCGTGCAGCGCCACGCCGCGTGCGCGGCCGGCGGGCAGCGGTTTGCCCCAGCCGGCTTTCTCGGCCGCGAGCTTGAGCACCGCCGCATGGCGCGGCATGGTGCCGAGCATCGAGAGGCGGAAGGCCACCGGGTCCTGCTTCAGCTCGTGCGCGAGTTCGTCGATGAAGCCCTCGGAGAAGAAGGCGTTGTGTGAATGGCCGACCGAGCGCCAGAAGCCGATCGGCACGCCGCTCTTCGTCGCCACGTGGGCGATGCGCTGGTTCGTGATGCCGTAGGGCAGGTCGAACAGGCCTTCGCTGGCGGTCTTGTCGGGTGCATCGACGGGGCCGGCCAGCGCCGGCAGGCCGCGCTCGATCCAGCGCGGGGTGATCTGGTCGCCGGCACTCGTGATCGACAGGCCGCTCACCGCACCCTTGTCGTCGAGGCTTGCCTGCATCACCGCAGCCGCCGCCGGGCGGTAGAAGTCGTGGGTGGTGTCTTCCTCGCGCGTCCAGGTGAGCTGCACCGGGCGGCCGTTGGTCTCCATCGCGATGCGCACCGCCTGGCCCACCACGTCGACTTCGAGACGCCGGCCGAAACCGCCGCCGAGGTAGGTGACGTGCAGCACGACCTGCTTCTCGTCGACGCCGGCCACCCGCGCGGCGATGGCCCGCGCCATGTCGGGCACCTGGGTCGGCGCCCAGACGTCGACACGGCCGTCTTTCACGCGGGCTGTGCAGTTCATCGGCTCCAGCGCGGCATGCGCGAGGTAGGGCGCCTGGTAGAGCGCTTCGATGCGGCGCACGGCGGCGACGCTTGCGGCCGTCACGTCGCCTTGCTTGTGGAAGGCGAAGCCGCTTTGCTGCGCGGCCGCCTCGCGTGCCGCGGCTTCGAGCGAGGCCGCGATGCGGGCCGTGTCGGCAGTGCCGGCGGGCGGGGCACGCCATTCGATGTCGAGCGCCTGCGCGCCCTGCTTCGCATGCCAGGTGCTGCGGCCCACCACCGCGACGGCGGCGGTCGAGCCGCCATAGGGGTTGAGGCGGACCACCCGCTCGACGCCGGGCAGCTTCATCGCCGCGTCCATGTCGATGCGCCCGGGGCTGCCGCCGAGCATGGGGCTGTGGCGCACCACGGCGAAGAGCTGGCCGGGTTCGCGAACGTCGATGCCGAAGCGGGCGCTGCCGTTGACCTTGTCGGCGAGGTCGGTGCGGGGTGCGCGCGTGCCGATCAGGCGCCATGCCTTCGGGTCTTTCGGAACCACGGTGCTCACCGGCGTGGCGGCAGCTTCCTTGGCGAGCTGGCCGAAATGCGCGCTCTGCTTGGCGGCGGCGTGGCTCACCACGCCGTCGGTGATCTGCAATTCCTCGCGCGGCAGCTTCCACTGCAGCGAGGCGGCGCCGAGCAGCTGCGCCCGCGCGGTGGCCGCGGCCAGGCGCAGCACGTCCCACGCGTCGGCCACGCTCGAGGAACCGCCGGTCACGCTGATGCCCAGTTCGCGCGCCACCTTGCTGACGATCCAGCGGCCCGCCTTCACGCCGCCCGTCTCGTGGCCGGGTTCGCTGTCCTTCGGGTGCAGCGGCAGGCTGCCGACGAACATCGCCACGTTGCCGTAGATCTTGTTCGGGCCCGCCTGCACCAGCTCGATCTTGCCGAGCGAGATGTCGAGCTCTTCGGCCACCAGCATCGCGAGCGCGGTGTGCACGCCCTGGCCCATTTCGCTGCGGTTCATCGCCAGCAGCACATGGCCATCGGGTGCGATCTTGAGCCAGCCGTTGAGCAGCACCGGGCCGTTGGCGGCGGGTGGGCGCTGCGGGCTGCCGAGTCGGCTTCGTGGGGGCATCAGGCCCCAGCCGACGACGAGCGCGCCGGTGGCGCCAGCGCCCAGCAGCAGCAAGCTGCGCCGCTTCATGCGACCACCCCGCCGCGCAGCGACTTCGCGGCCGACTTGATGGCCTCGCGGATGCGTGGGTAGGTGCCGCAGCGGCAGATATTGGTGATGGCCGCGTCGATGTCGGCGTCCGACGGGTTGCGGTTCTTCGCCAGCAGGTCGGCCGCCGCCATCAGCATGCCGCTCTGGCAGTAGCCGCATTGCGGCACCTGGTGGTCGAGCCAGGCCTTCTGCAGCGGGTGCGGCTGCGCCGCGGTGCCCAGGGCTTCGATGGTGCGCACCGGCTTGCCTTGCACGGTGGCCACCGGCGTGACGCAGGACCTGACGGCCTGGCCGTCTACGTGCACCGTGCAGGCCCCGCAGGCCGCGACACCGCACCCAAACTTGGTGCCGGTGAGGTGCAGCACGTCGCGCAGCACCCACAGCAGGGGCATGTCGGGTGGCACGTCGGCCTCGGGCAGGGCATGGGATTGGCCGTTGACGCTCAGGTCCATGACAAGGTCTTTCCTCCGTGAGGGTGGCGCATTCTCAGCCAACCGAAGGGGGCCTGGCGCCAAGCACAATGCGCCGGCACCAAATGTTGCAGGTACGGCGCTTGCATACAAGTTGCTCGTCAGAACGACACACCACTTCCTCAAACCAAACGACCGTTGGAGCCCGCTCGCCATGCCCCGTCTCGACCTGCCCTCTTTCGCCAAACCCGTTGCGCTTGCCGCCGCCGCGCTGTGCCTGTCGTCGGTGCCGGCGCACGCCCAGTCTTCGGTGTCGCTCTACGGCCTGCTGGACCTCTCGGCCGGCCAGTTCCAGGACGCCGGCACCGCCAAGGTGAGCAAGGTGCAAAGCGGCAACATGGCCACGAGCTACTTCGGCTTCTCGGGCAAGGAGCAGCTGAGCCCCACGCTCAAGGCCAAGTTCGCGATCGAAGGCTTCCTGCTCGCCGACACCGGTGCCTCGGGGCGTTTCAGCGGTGATGCGTTCTGGGCCCGCGCGGCCTGGGTCGGCCTCGAAGGCGACTTCGGCTCGACCACGCTCGGCCGCACCACCAACCAGTACTTCGTCTCCACGCTGATCTTCAATGCCTTCGGCGACTCGTTTGGCTACTCGCCGTCGATCCGCCAGGTGCTGATTCCGAAGTCGCAGATGCTGCCCTTCCTCGGCGACACCGGCTGGAGCAATTCCATCCTCTACCAGAGCCCGAACCTCGGCGGGGTGAGCATCAACCTGCAGGGCGCGCTGGGTGAAGGCAGTGCCAGCGCCGTCGGCCGCAGCGTGGGTGGCAACGTGCTGTACTTCGGCGGCCCGATCTCGGCCACCTTCGCCTACCAGCGCGTCAAGCACGGCCTGTCGGGCTTCACGCCGGCGATCGTCTCGACTGGCTTCAAGTACCAGGACTCGGCCACCGTCGGCTTCGCCTACGACGCCAAGGTGGTGAAGGTCTTCACCCAGTACAACCTCGTGAAGACCGAGGCCGCGACCGACACCGAGACCAACTACTTCGGCCTCGGCTTGTCGGTGCCGGTGGGCGCCGGCAAGGTGCTCGCGCAGTACGGGCAGGCCACCGCCGAGTTCCCGACCGCCGACGTGAAGAACAAGACGCTCACGCTGGGCTACGACTACTGGCTGTCGAAGAGCACCGACGTCTATGCCGTCTACCTGAACGACCGTCTGACCGGCGCGTCCAACGGCAACACCTACGCACTGGGGCTGCGGGTCAAGTTCTGATCAGAGCCGCGCGAGCAGCAGCTCGGCGGCACGTGCCGGGTCGTCGGCGTCGGTGACCAGGCACAGGTCGAGCCCATCGCGGTGTTCGCGCACCGCGATGCCTTCCGGTTTGTGCCGCGTGGCCAGCCGGTGCAGCGCGCTGAGCGCGCCGGCCGCGTCGACGATGCCGATGGCGCCGCCCGCGCAGGTACCGTCGGCATAGCTGCTGGCGGTGTCTTCCGCTGCGGCGCAGAACACCCAGCCGCCATCCGAAAGCGCCGCTCCGTCTGTGAAGCCGAGCGGCACGCCGTCGAGTGTGCCGAGCGGCAGGTGTGCGATCTGCGGCGCCGGCCCGATGCCGCCGCGCCCGTCGATCGCGGCCACGAGTTGCGAGCGCTGCAGCCGCACCACCGCGTTGTCGGCGCCCCCCTGGCCGCCGCGGTGCAGCAGCACCAGCCCGTCGTGTTGCATGAAGGCGCCTTCGATGTTGATGTCGCCGAGCGCGCTGCGCAGCGGCTGGTAGAGCGCGGTCAGCGTGAAGCGGCGCCGGTCGTGCGTGGGCCGGCCGTGGGCATCGAGCACGAGGGCGACACCGGTGTCGCGTTGAGCGGTCGAGCCCGAGCCGAGGGCCACCAGGGTCTGTGCGTGCCGTGTCGGGTAACCGTCGAGCAGCAGCAGCGCTTCGAAGTCGGCCTTGCGTCGCTTGCGCGCCCCCGCATCGGCCGGCAGGTCACCCGGCAACAGGCGGTGCAGCGTGCCGGGGTGGTGGAGATGGTGGAAGGTGGCGAGGTGGTGCTCGTCGTCGCACACCACATAGGCGCGGCCGTGCGCGCACACCAGCCCGCTCGCGGCCGACACATGGTCGAGCCCACGCGGGTGCTGGCGGGCGTGGACGGTCAGGGGGCGCAGCGTTCGCGCGATCAGGGCGGCCGGTGCCGCCCCGGCGGGCACGACGATCAGGCGCTCACCGGCTTGAAATAGCGCGCTTCCAGGGCCTTGGCGTTGGTGAGGTGCAGCCTCACCATCAGGCGCTCCATCCAGGTCAGCGGCTGGATGCGCCCGTCGGGCATCGCCAGCACGGGGCCGAGGATGGGTTCGTCTTCAATCCGGGACTCCTGGTACTCGCGGG
Protein-coding regions in this window:
- a CDS encoding xanthine dehydrogenase family protein molybdopterin-binding subunit; the encoded protein is MKRRSLLLLGAGATGALVVGWGLMPPRSRLGSPQRPPAANGPVLLNGWLKIAPDGHVLLAMNRSEMGQGVHTALAMLVAEELDISLGKIELVQAGPNKIYGNVAMFVGSLPLHPKDSEPGHETGGVKAGRWIVSKVARELGISVTGGSSSVADAWDVLRLAAATARAQLLGAASLQWKLPREELQITDGVVSHAAAKQSAHFGQLAKEAAATPVSTVVPKDPKAWRLIGTRAPRTDLADKVNGSARFGIDVREPGQLFAVVRHSPMLGGSPGRIDMDAAMKLPGVERVVRLNPYGGSTAAVAVVGRSTWHAKQGAQALDIEWRAPPAGTADTARIAASLEAAAREAAAQQSGFAFHKQGDVTAASVAAVRRIEALYQAPYLAHAALEPMNCTARVKDGRVDVWAPTQVPDMARAIAARVAGVDEKQVVLHVTYLGGGFGRRLEVDVVGQAVRIAMETNGRPVQLTWTREEDTTHDFYRPAAAAVMQASLDDKGAVSGLSITSAGDQITPRWIERGLPALAGPVDAPDKTASEGLFDLPYGITNQRIAHVATKSGVPIGFWRSVGHSHNAFFSEGFIDELAHELKQDPVAFRLSMLGTMPRHAAVLKLAAEKAGWGKPLPAGRARGVALHESFGSIVAEVAEVSLVDGKPRVHRVVCAADIGTAINPGIVAQQMESAVIFGLSAALYGRIDIEGGVVKQTNFPNLPVLKMADSPPLIETHLVQSANPPGGVGEPGTPPIAPAVANALFVLTGKRARSLPLVA
- a CDS encoding porin is translated as MPRLDLPSFAKPVALAAAALCLSSVPAHAQSSVSLYGLLDLSAGQFQDAGTAKVSKVQSGNMATSYFGFSGKEQLSPTLKAKFAIEGFLLADTGASGRFSGDAFWARAAWVGLEGDFGSTTLGRTTNQYFVSTLIFNAFGDSFGYSPSIRQVLIPKSQMLPFLGDTGWSNSILYQSPNLGGVSINLQGALGEGSASAVGRSVGGNVLYFGGPISATFAYQRVKHGLSGFTPAIVSTGFKYQDSATVGFAYDAKVVKVFTQYNLVKTEAATDTETNYFGLGLSVPVGAGKVLAQYGQATAEFPTADVKNKTLTLGYDYWLSKSTDVYAVYLNDRLTGASNGNTYALGLRVKF
- a CDS encoding (2Fe-2S)-binding protein, whose amino-acid sequence is MDLSVNGQSHALPEADVPPDMPLLWVLRDVLHLTGTKFGCGVAACGACTVHVDGQAVRSCVTPVATVQGKPVRTIEALGTAAQPHPLQKAWLDHQVPQCGYCQSGMLMAAADLLAKNRNPSDADIDAAITNICRCGTYPRIREAIKSAAKSLRGGVVA